The Ostrea edulis chromosome 1, xbOstEdul1.1, whole genome shotgun sequence genomic sequence GAATACACATGTTGTGAAGCACACAGCATGCAGTTATGAGTTTGCAAGCACGTTCTACACTCAAGCAGGGTAGGCTTGTAAGTCTTCTGAACCGACATTTCAGTAAGCCAATAGCTCTTTCTACACTCTGACGTGATGTTGACAGCTTTCTGTTATAATGTCTCTTGGGGACAGTTAACCTTCCATTGTCACGAAAAGGAGTCATCAAGTAAGGTTTCAGTGGGTAGGCAGAATCTCCTGcaatgttttcataaaaaagtaTTTAGACATGTATTTCCCTGTTACAAAACTGTACAGAAAAACTGGCTATTCTGTTCAACTCTATTGACTGGCTTTGGTGCCTAGAAAATTCTAAGTCTATGAGgtatatttttgttgaaatcttTCATGTGGTTAAAATAAGTGATATtgtaattttacaaacaaacaacagTATAGAAAAAGTGGTAAACGTAATACTACATATTGCAAATGAAGATAGCCTATTAAAGCTGATATTTGAATAGGGAATGGGTGCTTAATAGAGTTAATACGggagaaaattttgttcatttcatagaattagaaatatcttacCAATGATAAAAAACTGTGgatttaaaattccattttCCAACTCGTCGTGGATATCTGAGTTTCTGAATACCCTGGCATCATGGGTACACCCTGGCCATCCAACGAAGCTGTCTGTTATAAGTAATATATGATCTACAATAAGTTGTAACTGCAGTGAAGGATACCCTTTTCGGTTGATATAATCTTGATCTCCATTAGGAACACTGGTTAGAGTGATGTGACTACCATCAATTATTCCCACTATACCGGGTATTTGACACTCAGCTTCAAAGTGGTCAGAAATTTCTTGTTGACGCTGGGGGCCTGGCCAAGAAATAATTCGATTCCGGACTGAGCATAAAGCATCACAAAAGTCATGGACACAATCAAAAACTGTTGACTGTGAAATCCCAAACAGTAAAGAAATTTCTCTCATGGAAGTTGTATTACATAAATACCACAGGCCTACCATGGCTCGTTTCTCTGTTAATATCGGTTGTCTGCCTTGTGTTCGAACATCCTTCGCAATATTAGGTTCTATCTCCCGAAATAAACGGgtaaatgtttgttttgttagcCGAAAATGTTTACTAAaatcaagaaaagaaaaatctgGTAACACTTCTTCGTAGAAAGATTTTATCGATGGTACACGTTCTCTTCTGATAACGTTAACAAAATAATGTGGGAGAATATCCTCATCATCCTCATCTATGTCCTCTTCATCAAGGAGATAATCAACAGCTAACACTATGCCCACTTTATCggccatatttgtttacattggagCCCGACACTCGGCATTCGATTACATCAATTCAGATTGCTTTATTGCGCATGCTCACCGACGACACTCGTGTCTGAAGAGTTTTATAATCGAATGCAcccatggtgatctacctgtgtgccaaatatggtatgcctaagtcaaagaacaaagtagttatggcccggacacgaatctgcacagacagacagacagacggacggacagagtgattcctatataccccccagaacttcgttcggggggtataataagttTTGGTAGTCAGGAGATAAACTCGAAACCACGAGTCTTCCCTTGAGACAGGGAGAGTTAACATGCATCCAATTAT encodes the following:
- the LOC130050342 gene encoding putative nuclease HARBI1, which encodes MADKVGIVLAVDYLLDEEDIDEDDEDILPHYFVNVIRRERVPSIKSFYEEVLPDFSFLDFSKHFRLTKQTFTRLFREIEPNIAKDVRTQGRQPILTEKRAMVGLWYLCNTTSMREISLLFGISQSTVFDCVHDFCDALCSVRNRIISWPGPQRQQEISDHFEAECQIPGIVGIIDGSHITLTSVPNGDQDYINRKGYPSLQLQLIVDHILLITDSFVGWPGCTHDARVFRNSDIHDELENGILNPQFFIIGDSAYPLKPYLMTPFRDNGRLTVPKRHYNRKLSTSRQSVERAIGLLKCRFRRLTSLPCLSVERACKLITACCVLHNMCILSNDSVNDMLDDLPPYNYINNYGPLYGNAPLGVHFRNQIVQYLQTL